A genomic segment from Oncorhynchus keta strain PuntledgeMale-10-30-2019 chromosome 7, Oket_V2, whole genome shotgun sequence encodes:
- the vil1 gene encoding villin-1, whose product MPQIEVKTQVAKVLNKTTPGLQIWRIEALEMVPSPSKAYGNFYEGDSYIILYTNKMNSSFTYDIHFWLGKHTSNDEQGAAAIYTTMMDEHLGGVAVQHREAQGYESDTFRGYFKQGIIYKKGGVASGMKQVETNTYNIRRLLHVKGKKHVVAGEVDMSWSSFNKGDVFLLDLGNLIIQWNGPKSNRMEKLKGMNLAKDIRDRERGGRAQVSVVEGDDEKSSEEAMKLMKQHLGETRRDIRDCIAPDDIVDQKLKSSVKLFHISDAEGNLVVQEVAVKPLTQDLLNHEDCFLLDQGGTQIFIWKGKKASKTERSESLDKAEAYKKAKGYPISTYIETVNDGAESALFKQLFQRWTVKGQTVGMGTTSSTGKIAKVEQIKFDATSMHARPDLAAQQKMVDDGTGEAEVWRLEDSELVPVDRKWLGHFYGGDCYLILYKYEVSNRSRYMLYMWQGRHATTGELAASAFQAVNIDRQYNGEPVQVRVPMGKEPLHLMAIFKGKMVVYEEGSSRVNSKHVQPAVRLFHIHGTNEFNTRAIEVPARSSSLNSNDVFVLSTDTCCYLWYGKGCSGDEREMGKSLADIISRREKQVIAEGQEPAHFWVNLGGKSQYADSKRLQEEHTNITPRLFECSNQTGRFMATEITNFNQDDLDEDDIMLLDIWDMVFLWIGKGANQIEKDNVVPTAQEYLKSHPGGRDVDTPIVMIKQGFEPPTFTGWFHAWDPHMWSGGKSYQELKAELGDATDIIQITVERTTSNSTQNNSKNTGISLLQPTVQATFPADKLLNCQTEDLPEGVDPTKKEEHLSNDDFALILGVSRVDFYSMPNWKQQNLKKEKGLF is encoded by the exons ATGCCACAGATCGAGGTCAAAACCCAAGTTGCAAAAGTCCTCAATAAAACCACGCCAGGGCTGCAGATATGGAGGATAGAG GCCTTGGAGATGGTGCCCTCCCCTTCTAAAGCATATGGAAATTTCTATGAAGGAGACAGCTATATCATTCTATAC ACCAATAAGATGAACAGCTCATTCACCTACGACATCCACTTTTGGCTCGGAAAGCACACCTCCAACGACGAGCAGGGGGCGGCGGCCATCTACACCACCATGATGGACGAGCACCTGGGGGGTGTGGCTGTGCAGCACCGCGAGGCGCAGGGCTATGAGAGCGACACCTTCCGCGGATACTTCAAACAGGGCATCAT CTACAAGAAGGGCGGCGTGGCATCTGGGATGAAGCAGGTGGAGACCAACACCTACAACATCCGTCGCCTGCTCCATGTCAAGGGAAAAAAGCATGTGGTGGCTGGAGAG GTGGACATGAGCTGGAGCAGCTTCAACAAGGGGGATGTGTTCCTGCTGGACCTGGGCAACCTCATCATCCAGTGGAACGGACCCAAGAGCAACCGCATGGAAAAACTCAAG GGGATGAATCTAGCCAAAGATATccgtgacagggagagagggggacgggcACAGGTGAGCGTGGTGGAAGGGGACGACGAGAAGTCTTCAGAGGAGGCCATGAAGCTGATGAAACAGCACCTAGGAGAGACAAGACGGGACATCAGGGACTGCATCGCACCTGACGACATCGTCGACCAAAAGCTGAAGTCCAGCGTGAAGCTCTTTCA TATCTCAGATGCCGAGGGGAACCTTGTGGTGCAGGAAGTGGCAGTGAAGCCTCTGACTCAGGACCTGTTGAATCACGAG GACTGCTTTCTGTTGGATCAAGGTGGTACACAAATCTTTATCTGGAAAGGAAAAAAGGCTTCCAAGACAGAGCGGTCTGAGTCTTTGGATAAAGCAGAA GCATATAAGAAGGCGAAGGGCTACCCTATCTCCACCTACATCGAGACGGTGAATGATGGTGCTGAGTCTGCCTTATTCAAGCAGCTTTTCCAGAGGTGGACCGTGAAGGGTCAGACTGTGGGGATGGGCACCACAAGCAGCACAGGGAAAATTG CCAAGGTTGAGCAGATCAAGTTTGATGCAACTTCCATGCATGCAAGGCCTGACCTGGCTGCCCAGCAGAAAATGGTGGACGACGGAACAGGCGAAGCAGAG GTGTGGAGGTTAGAGGACAGTGAGCTGGTGCCTGTGGACAGGAAGTGGTTGGGCCACTTCTATGGAGGCGACTGCTATCTCATCCTCTACAAATATGAAGTCAGCAACAGGAGTCGCTACATGCTATACATGTGGCAG GGTCGTCATGCGACCACGGGAGAGCTAGCTGCCTCTGCTTTCCAAGCCGTGAACATCGACCGGCAGTACAACGGGGAGCCAGTTCAGGTCCGAGTGCCCATGGGGAAAGAACCACTCCACCTCATGGCCATATTCAAGGGCAAGATGGTGGTCTATGAG GAGGGGAGCTCCAGAGTCAACTCTAAACATGTCCAGCCGGCAGTTCGTCTCTTCCACATCCACGGCACCAACGAGTTCAACACCCGCGCCATTGAAGTGCCGGCACGCTCTTCGTCCCTCAACTCCAACGACGTCTTTGTGCTCAGCACTGACACTTGCTGCTATCTGTGGTACGGAAAG GGCTGCAGTGGCGATGAGCGAGAGATGGGCAAATCCCTGGCAGACATCATCTCCAGGAGGGAAAAACAAGTCATTGCAGAGGGCCAGGAGCCGGCTCACTTCTGGGTCAATCTCGGAGGCAAGTCCCAGTATGCCGACAGCAAGAG GCTTCAGGAAGAGCACACAAACATCACCCCACGTCTCTTCGAGTGCTCCAATCAGACAGGCCGCTTCATGGCCACGGAGATCACCAACTTCAACCAGGACGACCTGGACGAAGATGACATCATGTTGCTGGACATATGGGACATG GTGTTCCTGTGGATCGGCAAGGGAGCCAATCAAATAGAGAAGGACAATGTGGTCCCCACGGCACAAGAATACCTGAAGTCCCACCCAGGGGGTCGGGATGTAGACACCCCCATCGTGATGATCAAACAGGGCTTTGAGCCTCCCACCTTCACTGGCTGGTTCCACGCCTGGGACCCACACATGTGGAGT GGAGGGAAGTCCTACCAAGAATTGAAGGCTGAGCTTGGAGATGCCACTGACATCATCCAGATCACTGTG GAGAGAACCACATCCAATTCCACTCAGAATAACTCCAAGAACACTGGAATATCACTGTTGCAACCTACCGTTCAGGCCACCTTCCCTGCAGACAAGCTGTTGAACTGCCAGACAGAGGACCTGCCCGAAGGGGTTGACCCCACCAAGAAAGAG GAGCATCTTTCCAATGATGACTTTGCTCTGATCCTGGGTGTGTCCAGGGTAGACTTCTACTCCATGCCCAACTGGAAGCAGCAGAATTTGAAGAAAGAGAAGGGTCTATTCTAA
- the zgc:66484 gene encoding spermine oxidase isoform X2, whose protein sequence is MSPHSAARVVVVGAGLSGLSTASTLVKAGFRHIQVLEAMGRPGGRVYTTRPFGENVIELGANWIHGQEANPLFLLAQEQGLLLEERGSASIMCLPGSVTPRDYFFRESRRQLPVDEVEQVCSFFSRLTSRAFESELEPRHSSQSLGGYLDEEFAQSPLAALEDGPRVFEWCKRSECTDEASSSLYEVSASQLGHYVALEGGFFNSLGPGGYQALADTLLDNLPPGALLCDRPVHSIHWALQEEKNHTRPVRVLCQGGQCFMADHVIVTVPLGFLKENAVAMFEPALPKSKADAIERLGFGTVDKIYLRFEDRFWPHDCAGIQLVWDAGPEDEEVYQHSQSEGGAWRDMWYKKICGFDTVARHPTVLCGWITGREARHMESLDEKIVGEVCVRMLRSFTGWSVPEPAQVLMSKWGSERFVCGSYTYPPPGVDAVREHTALAAPLPLPCEAGYSQAKPLQVLFAGEATHVNFYTTTHGAYMTGIREAQRLIDHYADS, encoded by the exons ATGAGTCCACACAGTGCTGCCAGAGTGGTGGTGGTTGGTGCTGGTCTATCAGGCTTATCTACAGCTTCCACCCTGGTGAAAGCTGGCTTTCGGCACATCCAAGTCCTGGAGGCTATGGGCAGGCCCGGAGGCCGGGTCTACACCACAAGACCCTTTGGCGAGAATGTAATTGAGCTGGGGGCCAACTGGATCCACGGTCAGGAGGCCAACCCTCTCTTCCTGCTAGCCCAGGAGCAGGGCCTGCTGCTGGAGGAGCGAGGCTCAGCCAGCATCATGTGCCTGCCAGGCTCTGTCACCCCTAGGGACTACTTCTTCCGGGAAAGCAGGCGACAGCTTCCGGTGGACGAGGTGGAGCAGGTGTGTTCCTTTTTCAGCAGGCTCACCTCCAGGGCCTTCGAATCAGAGTTGGAGCCTAGGCACAGCAGTCAGAGCCTGGGGGGCTACCTGGACGAGGAGTTTGCCCAGTCACCCCTGGCGGCCTTGGAGGACGGCCCGAGGGTATTCGAGTGGTGCAAGAGGAGCGAATGCACGGATGAGGCCAGCTCCTCCCTCTATGAGGTGTCTGCCTCGCAGCTGGGTCACTATGTGGCCTTGGAGGGGGGCTTCTTCAATTCTCTGGGCCCCGGAGGCTATCAGGCCCTAGCAGACACCCTCTTGGACAACCTTCCGCCTGGAGCCTTGCTGTGTGACAGGCCGGTACACAGCATCCACTGGGCCCTGCAGGAGGAGAAGAACCACACCCGTCCAGTCAGAGTGCTGTGCCAGGGGGGCCAGTGCTTCATGGCAGACCACGTCATCGTGACCGTCCCTTTAGGCTTCCTTAAAGAGAATGCAGTGGCCATGTTTGAGCCAGCCCTCCCCAAGTCCAAGGCCGACGCCATTGAGAGACTGGGCTTCGGCACAGTGGACAAGATTTACCTGCGGTTCGAGGACAGGTTCTGGCCCCACGACTGTGCCGGGATCCAGCTGGTGTGGGACGCTGGGCCCGAGGATGAGGAGGTATACCAGCACTCTCAGTCAGAGGGTGGTGCCTGGAGAGACATGTGGTATAAGAAGATCTGTGGCTTTGACACGGTGGCCCGCCATCCCACAGTCCTCTGCGGCTGGATCACAGGCCGGGAGGCCCGACACATGGAGAGCCTGGACGAGAAGATAgtgggagaggtgtgtgtaag AATGCTCAGGTCCTTCACTGGCTGGTCAGTACCCGAGCCAGCCCAGGTCCTGATGTCCAAGTGGGGGAGTGAGCGTTTTGTCTGTGGGTCATATACGTACCCCCCTCCAGGAGTGGACGCTGTGAGGGAACACACAGCCCTGGCAGCCCCTCTTCCTTTGCCCTGTGAGGCTGGATACTCACAGGCAAAG CCTCTTCAGGTGCTGTTTGCTGGCGAGGCCACCCACGTGAACTTCTACACCACCACTCATGGGGCCTACATGACGGGCATCAGAGAAGCACAAAGACTCATTGACCATTACGCCGATAGTTAG
- the zgc:66484 gene encoding spermine oxidase isoform X1: MLSKSTQETAHCRMSPHSAARVVVVGAGLSGLSTASTLVKAGFRHIQVLEAMGRPGGRVYTTRPFGENVIELGANWIHGQEANPLFLLAQEQGLLLEERGSASIMCLPGSVTPRDYFFRESRRQLPVDEVEQVCSFFSRLTSRAFESELEPRHSSQSLGGYLDEEFAQSPLAALEDGPRVFEWCKRSECTDEASSSLYEVSASQLGHYVALEGGFFNSLGPGGYQALADTLLDNLPPGALLCDRPVHSIHWALQEEKNHTRPVRVLCQGGQCFMADHVIVTVPLGFLKENAVAMFEPALPKSKADAIERLGFGTVDKIYLRFEDRFWPHDCAGIQLVWDAGPEDEEVYQHSQSEGGAWRDMWYKKICGFDTVARHPTVLCGWITGREARHMESLDEKIVGEVCVRMLRSFTGWSVPEPAQVLMSKWGSERFVCGSYTYPPPGVDAVREHTALAAPLPLPCEAGYSQAKPLQVLFAGEATHVNFYTTTHGAYMTGIREAQRLIDHYADS, translated from the exons ATGCTATCGAAATCAACACAG GAGACAGCTCACTGCAGAATGAGTCCACACAGTGCTGCCAGAGTGGTGGTGGTTGGTGCTGGTCTATCAGGCTTATCTACAGCTTCCACCCTGGTGAAAGCTGGCTTTCGGCACATCCAAGTCCTGGAGGCTATGGGCAGGCCCGGAGGCCGGGTCTACACCACAAGACCCTTTGGCGAGAATGTAATTGAGCTGGGGGCCAACTGGATCCACGGTCAGGAGGCCAACCCTCTCTTCCTGCTAGCCCAGGAGCAGGGCCTGCTGCTGGAGGAGCGAGGCTCAGCCAGCATCATGTGCCTGCCAGGCTCTGTCACCCCTAGGGACTACTTCTTCCGGGAAAGCAGGCGACAGCTTCCGGTGGACGAGGTGGAGCAGGTGTGTTCCTTTTTCAGCAGGCTCACCTCCAGGGCCTTCGAATCAGAGTTGGAGCCTAGGCACAGCAGTCAGAGCCTGGGGGGCTACCTGGACGAGGAGTTTGCCCAGTCACCCCTGGCGGCCTTGGAGGACGGCCCGAGGGTATTCGAGTGGTGCAAGAGGAGCGAATGCACGGATGAGGCCAGCTCCTCCCTCTATGAGGTGTCTGCCTCGCAGCTGGGTCACTATGTGGCCTTGGAGGGGGGCTTCTTCAATTCTCTGGGCCCCGGAGGCTATCAGGCCCTAGCAGACACCCTCTTGGACAACCTTCCGCCTGGAGCCTTGCTGTGTGACAGGCCGGTACACAGCATCCACTGGGCCCTGCAGGAGGAGAAGAACCACACCCGTCCAGTCAGAGTGCTGTGCCAGGGGGGCCAGTGCTTCATGGCAGACCACGTCATCGTGACCGTCCCTTTAGGCTTCCTTAAAGAGAATGCAGTGGCCATGTTTGAGCCAGCCCTCCCCAAGTCCAAGGCCGACGCCATTGAGAGACTGGGCTTCGGCACAGTGGACAAGATTTACCTGCGGTTCGAGGACAGGTTCTGGCCCCACGACTGTGCCGGGATCCAGCTGGTGTGGGACGCTGGGCCCGAGGATGAGGAGGTATACCAGCACTCTCAGTCAGAGGGTGGTGCCTGGAGAGACATGTGGTATAAGAAGATCTGTGGCTTTGACACGGTGGCCCGCCATCCCACAGTCCTCTGCGGCTGGATCACAGGCCGGGAGGCCCGACACATGGAGAGCCTGGACGAGAAGATAgtgggagaggtgtgtgtaag AATGCTCAGGTCCTTCACTGGCTGGTCAGTACCCGAGCCAGCCCAGGTCCTGATGTCCAAGTGGGGGAGTGAGCGTTTTGTCTGTGGGTCATATACGTACCCCCCTCCAGGAGTGGACGCTGTGAGGGAACACACAGCCCTGGCAGCCCCTCTTCCTTTGCCCTGTGAGGCTGGATACTCACAGGCAAAG CCTCTTCAGGTGCTGTTTGCTGGCGAGGCCACCCACGTGAACTTCTACACCACCACTCATGGGGCCTACATGACGGGCATCAGAGAAGCACAAAGACTCATTGACCATTACGCCGATAGTTAG